The proteins below are encoded in one region of Doryrhamphus excisus isolate RoL2022-K1 chromosome 4, RoL_Dexc_1.0, whole genome shotgun sequence:
- the si:ch211-225b11.4 gene encoding thyroid adenoma-associated protein homolog isoform X1, translated as MLSFDELLTSLQNCAITEEQTCQNGNQTFQRFVDRLWESSRSSVKRSKERTLDEAAHLLKKVNLDVLERGHLQLLVRLLISLQLQMVHISTACKKVDQMLQHLAKVDHQLVFEETQASLTTIVVSEQTLTLEDLRRACMFLEDSVVGRDVWQEFCPLFVNKLSELFSYILRQESLRDGPLCYLAVKVCLQIFQLLSREVAPAVWDKDKRSPAVQNILQALTDIILGQSSNRDTRLLAGTAMAMLINTASDSNSGVVAAWSVFQSFHKEPWLLTVGALQVQCRPTEGDGVGRLAMSRGLLTCCQSHILLSSCEDGREGCLLLDVLFPLFSALCEEKLDCHYLAFEVFTLWLKKVKACVGDIWKMTRGRLLPNCSSLQQQLISIIWTNAESPVEGVSDCARVAFSLLLDVYEMDCVQFGDTAKPLYLPLLHRIIQLPWESKAKYHRLSALLPYLGTDKVLDQYAELPDHLLKCMSNDHLSPSGSELYKCLIQHQRKELCGDSSKSESDLANHWAKRWLSVLLEALTSHVVLLQSNGSTYLLPSTLQVFPSAVEPLLASLDPFSPGHLCAWAFIMSSYRATTGASPWALQGNSTLKTLQLALGSADDKIRLAALNVLCCSPKTKETPSLEELEIMRTFIPQNLNSESSLFRQHFQAAVRRFLVRIRDGCLAQVKQQKGKEHTSQTESSQESLSRGIGFVDWLCQLACYNLTPGHCYQRKKTALLLMSALFETCTDTWSPNKKKGQPPVNMGCLIHCARLRGQWDFFSREKLLVVISCLEDSTNEIRELSAGLLVKFFPPTVPDDIAASLLTRTKKLLSSPRVQQAQMGALMMKVLHHKWQGLPEHCKLNSDINISGRRNIQAYSVIRFLVKELDDHYLTAKTNLLLAARTKPIHGVLSALQRCLLEASCSIYDSLDPALTTEVLSLLEKISLLLLGVLHGQRHTESDAPPSFCDMGNAINSLIEHSSEGEQGDRGEDCVLLSEEHSLVLTCCWVSLKETGILLGSLVERILSESKPATCFLTKQQLRRASDIFKNILLKCRHWGAVEGCCVGFTRFCSSLLGSSDPDLRDIPAHMLQQGLQAVQSPSSTSVTRRAAGLPMLILCVLSAEEASKTRPLLAHSMKILMDTARTPLPENWDQTLDIPQVCAVHTLQALVRGSGLGVAILQFAPTVATLSLTMLSSPCWAMRNAALQLYSSLCSRMLGQRPSSEEGATKHGMSPHAFFHHYSSLKPVLVEELRVAAFDLQAPPEDARLRLQPSLYPILTLLSQLQPGVQDSAETLADFLPPLLQLSASPIYSVRVMASKALVAMTPPSDYMNIVVKLTSQLPHTPEHCSHNRLHGQLLQIKALLDRALSTDCASPAELHAAVSAIEASVWLASSLQCCPLVRGAYVTVVELLRRCCCETFVSKLFDILVHELRAPQQGLQVGLSSFHQQAINFLCADHQWACDIWETFPAASCDLKLALVTWVVESQTSLISHLKDLIKSVLQSSLREALLSPMVEYRRTHLAALVAVITRENSLPPPAFLEEPVLGCLDLLLKDLEGQRGGSEFLSHALHGASHLLSQCSKDSVIERWCGILESHRSPDSLEVLRVACAEALCVAGLPLMTQNRIPPTITIKLLSTGLYLLQDQSQLVRTKAASFISLLHHTKGGGQRSVNLIQVNLTVPLLLDLLLEECWKTPGAVEVLLSHVPHSDLRSLLSEDAADIGCGSLYEQDDANVFAEPSVISAHVLPYLLHMVEKHSESLVLAQSLSTWAEENTPQLLGNLALCKDLKPAETLTLLMDPQFHSTLCGLLTRTVLLLHLLKTCDNMQHLCEPSALQMTLKEVCSLLSRQGVSLSCALVSAVASVTQGLSISKNCSC; from the exons ATGCTGTCTTTTGATGAACTTCTGACAAGTCTACAGAACTGTGCCATCACCGAGGAACAAACCTGTCAAAATGGCAATCAAACATTCCAGCGGTTTGTCGATAGACTTTGGGAGTCCTCCAG GAGCAGCGTAAAAAGAAGCAAGGAGCGCACGTTGGACGAGGCTGCCCACCTTCTAAAAAAAGTAAATCTTGATGTTCTGGAGCGTGGGCATCTCCAGCTTCTCGTCAGACTTCTCATCTCCTTGCAGCTACAGATGGTCCACATCTCCACAGCGTGCAAAAAAGTGGACCAG ATGTTGCAGCACCTAGCAAAGGTGGACCACCAGCTGGTGTTTGAAGAGACACAAGCAAGTTTGACCACCATAGTCGTCTCTGAGCAG ACACTCACACTTGAAGACCTTCGGAGAG CTTGTATGTTCCTAGAGGACAGTGTTGTGGGTCGAGATGTATGGCAAGAGTTCTGCCCTTTGTTTGTGAACAAGTTGTCAGAGTTATTCTCCTATATATTGAGGCAAGAATCCCTTCGAGATGGGCCGCTGTGTTACCTTGCTGTGAAG GTTTGCCTCCAGATATTTCAGCTATTGTCTAGAGAGGTGGCTCCAGCAGTGTGGGACAAGGACAAGAGGAGCCCAGCAGTGCAGAATATCCTTCAGGCTCTTACAGATATAATCCTCGGGCAG AGCAGCAACAGGGACACTCGTCTTTTGGCGGGGACCGCTATGGCCATGCTTATCAACACGGCGTCAGATAGCAACTCTGGTGTAGTCGCGGCCTGGAGTGTCTTCCAGAGCTTTCATAAAG agccGTGGCTGCTCACAGTGGGTGCCCTTCAAGTGCAGTGCCGTCCCACAGAGGGGGATGGAGTGGGGCGACTGGCAATGAGCAGGGGCCTCCTGACCTGCTGTCAATCTCACATTTTACTCAGTTCATGTGAGGACGGTAGAGAG GGCTGTCTACTACTAGATGTGTTGTTTCCTCTTTTTTCTGCTCTTTGTGAGGAGAAGTTGGATTGTCACTACCTTGCTTTTGAGG TGTTCACACTATGGTTGAAGAAAGTCAAAGCATGTGTGGGTGATATCTGGAAGATGACACGTGGCCGTCTTCTGCCCAACTGTAGCAGCTTGCAGCAACAGCTCATTTCTATCATCTGGACCAATGCTGAAAGCCCA GTGGAAGGTGTGTCAGACTGCGCCCGTGTTGCCTTTAGCCTCCTGTTAGACGTCTATGAAATGGACTGTGTGCAGTTTGGAGACACCGCGAAGCCTCTTTATCTTCCTTTGCTGCACCGAATTATCCAACTCCCATGGGAATCCAAAGCCAAATACCATCGCCTCAGTGCTCTACTACCATATCTGGGGACCGACAag GTTCTGGATCAGTATGCTGAGTTACCAGATCATCTTCTGAAGTGCATGTCAAATGATCATCTATCGCCAAGTGGGTCAGAACTTTACAAGTGTCTGATCCAGCACCAGAGAAAAGAGCTTTGTGGTGACTCTTCAAAGTCGGAGTCCGATCTGGCCAATCATTGGGCAAAACGTTGGCTTTCTGTCCTCCTTGAGGCATTGACATCACATGTAGTTCTTCTTCAGAGTAACGGTTCTACATACTTACTGCCATCCACCCTCCAAGTCTTTCCTTCTGCTGTGGAGCCACTCCTGGCCTCCTTAGACCCATTCTCTCCAGGTCATCTCTGTGCCTGGGCCTTCATCATGAGCAGCTACCGGGCCACAACTGGAGCCTCCCCCTGGGCCCTGCAGGGGAACTCCACCTTGAAAACCCTCCAGCTTGCTCTGGGGTCTGCAGATGACAAAATTCGACTTGCTGCCCTCAATGTCCTGTGCTGTAGCCCCAAGACCAAAGAGACTCCATCATTAGAAGAACTGGAAATCATGAGGACCTTCATTCCTCAGAATCTCAATTCTGAGTCCTCACTTTTTCGACAACATTTTCAAGCAGCAGTGAGGAGATTTTTGGTTCGGATTAGAGATGGCTGCTTGGCTCAGGTCAAACAACAAAAGGGCAAGGAGCACACCAGCCAGACGGAAAGCTCACAAGAAAGTCTGAGCCGGGGCATAG GTTTTGTGGACTGGTTGTGTCAGCTTGCATGCTACAATCTGACACCAGGACACTGCTACCAGAGGAAGAAGACTGCCTTACTGTTGATGTCTGCCTTGTTTGAAACCTGCACAGACACATGGAGTCCCAACAAAAAGAAGGGACAACCACCGG TGAACATGGGGTGTCTCATTCATTGTGCAAGGTTAAGAGGACAGTGGGACTTCTTTTCCAGGGAAAAATTGCTGGTTGTCATCAGCTGTTTGGAAGATTCCACAAACGAG ATTCGAGAGCTTTCAGCTGGGTTATTGGTTAAGTTTTTTCCGCCCACTGTGCCTGACGATATTGCTGCTAGTCTGCTCACTCGGACCAAGAAGCTTCTGAGCAGTCCTCGGGTTCAGCAGGCCCAGATGGGGGCACTAATGATGAAGGTCCTCCATCACAA ATGGCAAGGCCTCCCTGAACACTGCAAATTAAACAGTGACATCAATATCAGCGGTAGACGTAATATACAGGCTTACAGTGTTATTAGATTTCTTGTGAAGGAGCTTGATGATCACTACCTCACAGCCAAGACTAACCTGTTGCTCGCTGCCCGAACCAAGCCTATACACG gTGTGCTTAGTGCCCTCCAGAGATGTTTGTTGGAGGCCTCCTGCAGTATTTATGATTCACTTGATCCTGCACTGACAACTGAGGTGCTGAGCCTGCTGGAGAAAATCTCACTGCTCCTGTTGGGTGTGCTGCATGGACAGCGCCATACTGAAAGTG ATGCTCCCCCTTCTTTTTGTGACATGGGGAACGCCATTAACTCTCTGATAGAACACTCATCTGAAGGGGAACAAGGGGATAGAGGAGAAGATTGTGTCTTGTTGTCAGAAGAACACAGCCTTGTTCTCACCTGCTGCTGGGTCTCACTTAAG GAAACAGGAATCCTTTTAGGTTCTCTAGTGGAGAGAATTCTCTCAGAATCGAAGCCTGCAACCTGTTTtctaacaaaacaacaactcaGAAGAGCATcagatattttcaaaaatattctcCTCAAATGCCGTCACTGG GGGGCAGTAGAGGGTTGCTGTGTGGGCTTCACCAGATTCTGTTCCTCCCTACTAGGCAGCAGTGATCCTGACCTCAGGGATATACCAGCTCACATGCTCCAACAA GGATTACAAGCTGTGCAGTCTCCCAGTTCAACCTCTGTAACTCGACGAGCCGCAGGGTTGCCTATGCTCATCCTGTGTGTCTTGTCTGCAGAGGAGGCTAGTAAAACACGGCCACTCTTAGCGCACAGTATGAAAATCTTAATGGATACCGCCAGAACTCCCCTTCCTGAGAACTGGGACCAGACTCTGGACATCCCACAG GTGTGTGCGGTTCACACGCTACAGGCTCTGGTGCGTGGATCTGGCCTGGGTGTTGCCATCCTCCAGTTTGCCCCCACTGTAGCCACTTTATCTCTCACGATGCTCAGTTCTCCCTGCTGGGCCATGAGGAATGCAGCCCTGCAGCTTTACA GCTCTCTTTGCTCACGGATGCTTGGTCAGAGGCCCAGCAGTGAGGAGGGTGCAACTAAACATGGCATGTCCCCTCACGCCTTCTTCCACCACTACTCCTCACTTAAGCCCGTCCTCGTTGAGGAGCTCAGAGTGGCAGCTTTTGACCTTCAAGCTCCTCCTGAGGATGCCAGGCTTCGCCTCCAGCCCTCGCTCTATCCAATCCTTACTCTCTTATCCCAACTGCAGCCTGGAGTCCAGGATTCAGCAGA AACATTGGCAGACTTCCTGCCGCCTTTACTTCAGCTATCTGCCAGTCCCATTTACAGTGTGAGAGTGATGGCCTCAAAGGCACTGGTCGCCATGACTCCCCCCTCAGACTACATGAACATCGTCGTCAAGCTAACAAGCCAGTTGCCCCACACACCAGAGCACTGCTCTCATAACCGGCTCCACGGACAGCTGCTGCAAATTAAAGCTCTCCTGGACAGAGCTCTCAGCACTGACTG TGCATCTCCAGCAGAGCTCCATGCAGCAGTGAGCGCTATTGAGGCATCAGTGTGGCTTGCCTCTAGTCTCCAGTGCTGTCCTCTGGTGAGAGGGGCGTACGTCACAGTGGTGGAGTTGCTGAGAAGATGCTGCTGTGAGACTTTTGTGTCAAAGCTCTTTGACATTCTTGTTCATGAACTTCGAGCACCACAACAAGGACTTCAG gtTGGGCTGTCTTCCTTCCATCAACAagccatcaattttctatgtgCAGACCACCAGTGGGCTTGTGACATCTGGGAAACTTTTCCAGCGGCGAGCTGTGATCTAAAGCTGGCATTGGTCACGTGGGTGGTGGAGAGCCAGACTTCACTGATAAGCCACTTGAAAGATTTGATAAAGAGTGTGTTGCAG TCCAGTCTGAGGGAAGCCTTGTTGAGCCCCATGGTGGAGTACCGCAGAACCCATCTTGCAGCTTTAGTAGCAGTGATAACCAGAGAGAATTCTCTTCCTCCACCGGCCTTTCTTGAGGAGCCAGTTCTGGGGTGTCTGGATTTGTTGTTGAAGGACCTGGAAGGTCAGCGAGGCGGTTCTGAATTTTTGTCCCATGCTTTGCATGGTGCAAGTCACCTGCTTTCCCAATG CTCTAAAGATTCAGTGATCGAACGCTGGTGTGGTATCTTGGAGTCTCACCGGTCCCCCGATTCTCTTGAGGTTCTGAGGGTAGCTTGTGCTGAAGCTCTCTGTGTGGCTGGCCTTCCTCTAATGACCCAAAACCGCATTCCTCCAACCATCACCATCAA GTTGCTGAGCACTGGCCTGTACTTGCTGCAGGACCAAAGCCAGCTGGTGAGGACAAAAGCAGCCAGCTTCATCTCCTTACTGCATCATACCAAAGGAGGAGGCCAGAGGAGTGTCAATCTGATCCAGGTCAACCTGACTGTGCCGCTCCTGCTGGACCTACTACTGGAAGAATGCTGGAAAACTCCAGGAGCAGTGGAGGTGCTACTGTCTCATGTACCTCATTCTGACCTGCGATCACTGCTGAGTGAGGATGCTGCAGACATTGG GTGTGGCAGCCTCTATGAGCAAGATGATGCTAATGTGTTTGCAGAGCCTTCAGTAATCTCTGCACATGTGTTGCCCTACCTCCTACATATGGTGGAAAAACACTCAGAATCGCTGGTGTTGGCACAGAGCCTGAGCACATGGGCAGAAGAGAACACTCCTCAACTGCTAGGCAACCTTGCACTGTGCAAAGATCTCAAGCCAG CTGAGACGCTGACTCTCCTCATGGACCCCCAGTTCCATAGCACCCTGTGCGGCCTTTTAACCAGAAcagtcctcctcctccatctgttGAAAACCTGTGACAATATGCAACATCTCTGTGAGCCCTCAGCACTGCAGATGACTTTAAAGGAAGTTTGCAGTCTTCTAAGTCGGCAAGGTGTCTCCTTGAGCTGTGCTCTTGTGTCTGCTGTGGCCTCTGTCACACAAGGACTATCAATAAGCAAAAACTGCTCTTGTTGA
- the si:ch211-225b11.4 gene encoding thyroid adenoma-associated protein homolog isoform X2 yields the protein MLSFDELLTSLQNCAITEEQTCQNGNQTFQRFVDRLWESSRSSVKRSKERTLDEAAHLLKKLQMVHISTACKKVDQMLQHLAKVDHQLVFEETQASLTTIVVSEQTLTLEDLRRACMFLEDSVVGRDVWQEFCPLFVNKLSELFSYILRQESLRDGPLCYLAVKVCLQIFQLLSREVAPAVWDKDKRSPAVQNILQALTDIILGQSSNRDTRLLAGTAMAMLINTASDSNSGVVAAWSVFQSFHKEPWLLTVGALQVQCRPTEGDGVGRLAMSRGLLTCCQSHILLSSCEDGREGCLLLDVLFPLFSALCEEKLDCHYLAFEVFTLWLKKVKACVGDIWKMTRGRLLPNCSSLQQQLISIIWTNAESPVEGVSDCARVAFSLLLDVYEMDCVQFGDTAKPLYLPLLHRIIQLPWESKAKYHRLSALLPYLGTDKVLDQYAELPDHLLKCMSNDHLSPSGSELYKCLIQHQRKELCGDSSKSESDLANHWAKRWLSVLLEALTSHVVLLQSNGSTYLLPSTLQVFPSAVEPLLASLDPFSPGHLCAWAFIMSSYRATTGASPWALQGNSTLKTLQLALGSADDKIRLAALNVLCCSPKTKETPSLEELEIMRTFIPQNLNSESSLFRQHFQAAVRRFLVRIRDGCLAQVKQQKGKEHTSQTESSQESLSRGIGFVDWLCQLACYNLTPGHCYQRKKTALLLMSALFETCTDTWSPNKKKGQPPVNMGCLIHCARLRGQWDFFSREKLLVVISCLEDSTNEIRELSAGLLVKFFPPTVPDDIAASLLTRTKKLLSSPRVQQAQMGALMMKVLHHKWQGLPEHCKLNSDINISGRRNIQAYSVIRFLVKELDDHYLTAKTNLLLAARTKPIHGVLSALQRCLLEASCSIYDSLDPALTTEVLSLLEKISLLLLGVLHGQRHTESDAPPSFCDMGNAINSLIEHSSEGEQGDRGEDCVLLSEEHSLVLTCCWVSLKETGILLGSLVERILSESKPATCFLTKQQLRRASDIFKNILLKCRHWGAVEGCCVGFTRFCSSLLGSSDPDLRDIPAHMLQQGLQAVQSPSSTSVTRRAAGLPMLILCVLSAEEASKTRPLLAHSMKILMDTARTPLPENWDQTLDIPQVCAVHTLQALVRGSGLGVAILQFAPTVATLSLTMLSSPCWAMRNAALQLYSSLCSRMLGQRPSSEEGATKHGMSPHAFFHHYSSLKPVLVEELRVAAFDLQAPPEDARLRLQPSLYPILTLLSQLQPGVQDSAETLADFLPPLLQLSASPIYSVRVMASKALVAMTPPSDYMNIVVKLTSQLPHTPEHCSHNRLHGQLLQIKALLDRALSTDCASPAELHAAVSAIEASVWLASSLQCCPLVRGAYVTVVELLRRCCCETFVSKLFDILVHELRAPQQGLQVGLSSFHQQAINFLCADHQWACDIWETFPAASCDLKLALVTWVVESQTSLISHLKDLIKSVLQSSLREALLSPMVEYRRTHLAALVAVITRENSLPPPAFLEEPVLGCLDLLLKDLEGQRGGSEFLSHALHGASHLLSQCSKDSVIERWCGILESHRSPDSLEVLRVACAEALCVAGLPLMTQNRIPPTITIKLLSTGLYLLQDQSQLVRTKAASFISLLHHTKGGGQRSVNLIQVNLTVPLLLDLLLEECWKTPGAVEVLLSHVPHSDLRSLLSEDAADIGCGSLYEQDDANVFAEPSVISAHVLPYLLHMVEKHSESLVLAQSLSTWAEENTPQLLGNLALCKDLKPAETLTLLMDPQFHSTLCGLLTRTVLLLHLLKTCDNMQHLCEPSALQMTLKEVCSLLSRQGVSLSCALVSAVASVTQGLSISKNCSC from the exons ATGCTGTCTTTTGATGAACTTCTGACAAGTCTACAGAACTGTGCCATCACCGAGGAACAAACCTGTCAAAATGGCAATCAAACATTCCAGCGGTTTGTCGATAGACTTTGGGAGTCCTCCAG GAGCAGCGTAAAAAGAAGCAAGGAGCGCACGTTGGACGAGGCTGCCCACCTTCTAAAAAAA CTACAGATGGTCCACATCTCCACAGCGTGCAAAAAAGTGGACCAG ATGTTGCAGCACCTAGCAAAGGTGGACCACCAGCTGGTGTTTGAAGAGACACAAGCAAGTTTGACCACCATAGTCGTCTCTGAGCAG ACACTCACACTTGAAGACCTTCGGAGAG CTTGTATGTTCCTAGAGGACAGTGTTGTGGGTCGAGATGTATGGCAAGAGTTCTGCCCTTTGTTTGTGAACAAGTTGTCAGAGTTATTCTCCTATATATTGAGGCAAGAATCCCTTCGAGATGGGCCGCTGTGTTACCTTGCTGTGAAG GTTTGCCTCCAGATATTTCAGCTATTGTCTAGAGAGGTGGCTCCAGCAGTGTGGGACAAGGACAAGAGGAGCCCAGCAGTGCAGAATATCCTTCAGGCTCTTACAGATATAATCCTCGGGCAG AGCAGCAACAGGGACACTCGTCTTTTGGCGGGGACCGCTATGGCCATGCTTATCAACACGGCGTCAGATAGCAACTCTGGTGTAGTCGCGGCCTGGAGTGTCTTCCAGAGCTTTCATAAAG agccGTGGCTGCTCACAGTGGGTGCCCTTCAAGTGCAGTGCCGTCCCACAGAGGGGGATGGAGTGGGGCGACTGGCAATGAGCAGGGGCCTCCTGACCTGCTGTCAATCTCACATTTTACTCAGTTCATGTGAGGACGGTAGAGAG GGCTGTCTACTACTAGATGTGTTGTTTCCTCTTTTTTCTGCTCTTTGTGAGGAGAAGTTGGATTGTCACTACCTTGCTTTTGAGG TGTTCACACTATGGTTGAAGAAAGTCAAAGCATGTGTGGGTGATATCTGGAAGATGACACGTGGCCGTCTTCTGCCCAACTGTAGCAGCTTGCAGCAACAGCTCATTTCTATCATCTGGACCAATGCTGAAAGCCCA GTGGAAGGTGTGTCAGACTGCGCCCGTGTTGCCTTTAGCCTCCTGTTAGACGTCTATGAAATGGACTGTGTGCAGTTTGGAGACACCGCGAAGCCTCTTTATCTTCCTTTGCTGCACCGAATTATCCAACTCCCATGGGAATCCAAAGCCAAATACCATCGCCTCAGTGCTCTACTACCATATCTGGGGACCGACAag GTTCTGGATCAGTATGCTGAGTTACCAGATCATCTTCTGAAGTGCATGTCAAATGATCATCTATCGCCAAGTGGGTCAGAACTTTACAAGTGTCTGATCCAGCACCAGAGAAAAGAGCTTTGTGGTGACTCTTCAAAGTCGGAGTCCGATCTGGCCAATCATTGGGCAAAACGTTGGCTTTCTGTCCTCCTTGAGGCATTGACATCACATGTAGTTCTTCTTCAGAGTAACGGTTCTACATACTTACTGCCATCCACCCTCCAAGTCTTTCCTTCTGCTGTGGAGCCACTCCTGGCCTCCTTAGACCCATTCTCTCCAGGTCATCTCTGTGCCTGGGCCTTCATCATGAGCAGCTACCGGGCCACAACTGGAGCCTCCCCCTGGGCCCTGCAGGGGAACTCCACCTTGAAAACCCTCCAGCTTGCTCTGGGGTCTGCAGATGACAAAATTCGACTTGCTGCCCTCAATGTCCTGTGCTGTAGCCCCAAGACCAAAGAGACTCCATCATTAGAAGAACTGGAAATCATGAGGACCTTCATTCCTCAGAATCTCAATTCTGAGTCCTCACTTTTTCGACAACATTTTCAAGCAGCAGTGAGGAGATTTTTGGTTCGGATTAGAGATGGCTGCTTGGCTCAGGTCAAACAACAAAAGGGCAAGGAGCACACCAGCCAGACGGAAAGCTCACAAGAAAGTCTGAGCCGGGGCATAG GTTTTGTGGACTGGTTGTGTCAGCTTGCATGCTACAATCTGACACCAGGACACTGCTACCAGAGGAAGAAGACTGCCTTACTGTTGATGTCTGCCTTGTTTGAAACCTGCACAGACACATGGAGTCCCAACAAAAAGAAGGGACAACCACCGG TGAACATGGGGTGTCTCATTCATTGTGCAAGGTTAAGAGGACAGTGGGACTTCTTTTCCAGGGAAAAATTGCTGGTTGTCATCAGCTGTTTGGAAGATTCCACAAACGAG ATTCGAGAGCTTTCAGCTGGGTTATTGGTTAAGTTTTTTCCGCCCACTGTGCCTGACGATATTGCTGCTAGTCTGCTCACTCGGACCAAGAAGCTTCTGAGCAGTCCTCGGGTTCAGCAGGCCCAGATGGGGGCACTAATGATGAAGGTCCTCCATCACAA ATGGCAAGGCCTCCCTGAACACTGCAAATTAAACAGTGACATCAATATCAGCGGTAGACGTAATATACAGGCTTACAGTGTTATTAGATTTCTTGTGAAGGAGCTTGATGATCACTACCTCACAGCCAAGACTAACCTGTTGCTCGCTGCCCGAACCAAGCCTATACACG gTGTGCTTAGTGCCCTCCAGAGATGTTTGTTGGAGGCCTCCTGCAGTATTTATGATTCACTTGATCCTGCACTGACAACTGAGGTGCTGAGCCTGCTGGAGAAAATCTCACTGCTCCTGTTGGGTGTGCTGCATGGACAGCGCCATACTGAAAGTG ATGCTCCCCCTTCTTTTTGTGACATGGGGAACGCCATTAACTCTCTGATAGAACACTCATCTGAAGGGGAACAAGGGGATAGAGGAGAAGATTGTGTCTTGTTGTCAGAAGAACACAGCCTTGTTCTCACCTGCTGCTGGGTCTCACTTAAG GAAACAGGAATCCTTTTAGGTTCTCTAGTGGAGAGAATTCTCTCAGAATCGAAGCCTGCAACCTGTTTtctaacaaaacaacaactcaGAAGAGCATcagatattttcaaaaatattctcCTCAAATGCCGTCACTGG GGGGCAGTAGAGGGTTGCTGTGTGGGCTTCACCAGATTCTGTTCCTCCCTACTAGGCAGCAGTGATCCTGACCTCAGGGATATACCAGCTCACATGCTCCAACAA GGATTACAAGCTGTGCAGTCTCCCAGTTCAACCTCTGTAACTCGACGAGCCGCAGGGTTGCCTATGCTCATCCTGTGTGTCTTGTCTGCAGAGGAGGCTAGTAAAACACGGCCACTCTTAGCGCACAGTATGAAAATCTTAATGGATACCGCCAGAACTCCCCTTCCTGAGAACTGGGACCAGACTCTGGACATCCCACAG GTGTGTGCGGTTCACACGCTACAGGCTCTGGTGCGTGGATCTGGCCTGGGTGTTGCCATCCTCCAGTTTGCCCCCACTGTAGCCACTTTATCTCTCACGATGCTCAGTTCTCCCTGCTGGGCCATGAGGAATGCAGCCCTGCAGCTTTACA GCTCTCTTTGCTCACGGATGCTTGGTCAGAGGCCCAGCAGTGAGGAGGGTGCAACTAAACATGGCATGTCCCCTCACGCCTTCTTCCACCACTACTCCTCACTTAAGCCCGTCCTCGTTGAGGAGCTCAGAGTGGCAGCTTTTGACCTTCAAGCTCCTCCTGAGGATGCCAGGCTTCGCCTCCAGCCCTCGCTCTATCCAATCCTTACTCTCTTATCCCAACTGCAGCCTGGAGTCCAGGATTCAGCAGA AACATTGGCAGACTTCCTGCCGCCTTTACTTCAGCTATCTGCCAGTCCCATTTACAGTGTGAGAGTGATGGCCTCAAAGGCACTGGTCGCCATGACTCCCCCCTCAGACTACATGAACATCGTCGTCAAGCTAACAAGCCAGTTGCCCCACACACCAGAGCACTGCTCTCATAACCGGCTCCACGGACAGCTGCTGCAAATTAAAGCTCTCCTGGACAGAGCTCTCAGCACTGACTG TGCATCTCCAGCAGAGCTCCATGCAGCAGTGAGCGCTATTGAGGCATCAGTGTGGCTTGCCTCTAGTCTCCAGTGCTGTCCTCTGGTGAGAGGGGCGTACGTCACAGTGGTGGAGTTGCTGAGAAGATGCTGCTGTGAGACTTTTGTGTCAAAGCTCTTTGACATTCTTGTTCATGAACTTCGAGCACCACAACAAGGACTTCAG gtTGGGCTGTCTTCCTTCCATCAACAagccatcaattttctatgtgCAGACCACCAGTGGGCTTGTGACATCTGGGAAACTTTTCCAGCGGCGAGCTGTGATCTAAAGCTGGCATTGGTCACGTGGGTGGTGGAGAGCCAGACTTCACTGATAAGCCACTTGAAAGATTTGATAAAGAGTGTGTTGCAG TCCAGTCTGAGGGAAGCCTTGTTGAGCCCCATGGTGGAGTACCGCAGAACCCATCTTGCAGCTTTAGTAGCAGTGATAACCAGAGAGAATTCTCTTCCTCCACCGGCCTTTCTTGAGGAGCCAGTTCTGGGGTGTCTGGATTTGTTGTTGAAGGACCTGGAAGGTCAGCGAGGCGGTTCTGAATTTTTGTCCCATGCTTTGCATGGTGCAAGTCACCTGCTTTCCCAATG CTCTAAAGATTCAGTGATCGAACGCTGGTGTGGTATCTTGGAGTCTCACCGGTCCCCCGATTCTCTTGAGGTTCTGAGGGTAGCTTGTGCTGAAGCTCTCTGTGTGGCTGGCCTTCCTCTAATGACCCAAAACCGCATTCCTCCAACCATCACCATCAA GTTGCTGAGCACTGGCCTGTACTTGCTGCAGGACCAAAGCCAGCTGGTGAGGACAAAAGCAGCCAGCTTCATCTCCTTACTGCATCATACCAAAGGAGGAGGCCAGAGGAGTGTCAATCTGATCCAGGTCAACCTGACTGTGCCGCTCCTGCTGGACCTACTACTGGAAGAATGCTGGAAAACTCCAGGAGCAGTGGAGGTGCTACTGTCTCATGTACCTCATTCTGACCTGCGATCACTGCTGAGTGAGGATGCTGCAGACATTGG GTGTGGCAGCCTCTATGAGCAAGATGATGCTAATGTGTTTGCAGAGCCTTCAGTAATCTCTGCACATGTGTTGCCCTACCTCCTACATATGGTGGAAAAACACTCAGAATCGCTGGTGTTGGCACAGAGCCTGAGCACATGGGCAGAAGAGAACACTCCTCAACTGCTAGGCAACCTTGCACTGTGCAAAGATCTCAAGCCAG CTGAGACGCTGACTCTCCTCATGGACCCCCAGTTCCATAGCACCCTGTGCGGCCTTTTAACCAGAAcagtcctcctcctccatctgttGAAAACCTGTGACAATATGCAACATCTCTGTGAGCCCTCAGCACTGCAGATGACTTTAAAGGAAGTTTGCAGTCTTCTAAGTCGGCAAGGTGTCTCCTTGAGCTGTGCTCTTGTGTCTGCTGTGGCCTCTGTCACACAAGGACTATCAATAAGCAAAAACTGCTCTTGTTGA